CCACTAGCGATGGTAATTTGGCCCACCAGAATCCGACTCACATTCTGCTGCTATTTAGACGAAAGCTCCACCACCAACGGAACCAACAACAATCCGCATATTGTACGACGAAACGCGCCCATACAACCGGCAAAGCAGGCGGTGAAGACGCGGTAAAGCCGTGCGTTTGTAATATTTGCCGAAAATTCATCCAAGTGTACGTTTGCCGCTGGAATCCACCTTTGGCGAAAACAATCGCCGAGCAACGAAGCGTTTCGTTTAGCGACGGCATAATTCAACATTCCTGCCTGTCGCGGGGGGTGAGACGAGACGCAAAAGACCTTCACAGCGAGGCAACACTAGCAGGTTTTGTCAATCGTAGATTTATGCAAATTAtacacaccaccaccccgaCACCCGGGGAGGGGCAGATGTCTTGGATCCCGTGCGCTCTCAAGGCTGGCACAGCAACGGAGCGCGTCTTCTCATCTTGAAGCGAACTCTTCGCAACGAATCCGAAGAAGTGCTACGGGACGTTCCGGGTTCGAGTGGAAACACCTTGAATAAAGTTTTGTACCGTGTCGGTGCTAACCGGTAGCGCAAACACACCGTCGTATCGCCGTGGGACGGTGTGCATACGGTGGGGTCAAATGTGCTCACCAGCGTTGTGGACGACCGGTCAGTCGGCGGCCGGTTTGGGTGCAGTTTTGCAACGGTGAACGGTGAACGCCAACCACCGCAGAACGTGAAACAAAACTCGAACTAAACCTGTTTCGGGCCGGagcaaccaccgaaaagcattGGGGTCTTGCTCGTCCAATTAGCTGATAATAATCGGGTGTCTGTTGTGTCTGCTTCTGGGGTTGCAGCTGGAGCGCCAAGTCAGGAATATGGATTCCTGTGCTACACCACAACATTGATCACATGCTGGGCCCCACCGGGAGCATATAGTAAGGATTGATGGTCTCAAGGTTTTCTGGacattacaaaattaaaagctTCACTTACCATTGCAGAAGTAGAAAgtaaatggaaaatcaaacTCTATTTGCGATTTTCAATGTATTGATGTGAAAGTCTCCAAAGTGTCCACTTTTGAAAAACGTCTCCACGATTTAGTAAACATATCTCTTCAATCTTCTCTACTTTCATCCAATAGAAACGCTAGAATTAACCGCATGTCAGCATCTGAGGCGTGCGGAGGCGCGTCGCGCCAAGTCATTAGGCGATAGTCTGCTGCAAACGGTCCGGATACCACGGTGTACCGCGCTCGGTGACTTCGAACCGGTGCAATGCTCCAACGAGCTGAACGGAACCGAGTGCTGGTGTGTGGACGAGTATGGCGTGGAGATTACGGGCAGCAGGCGCAGCCACGCGGATGACGTCAACTGCACCCGGGTGGATAACCACTGCCAGGCATCCAGCTGTCGCATGTTCTGTCCGGCCGGATTCGCGAAGGACCTGGCGTCCGGTTGTCCCGTTTGCCGCTGTCGTGATCCGTGCGAGGACATTCAATGCCCTCGGGGACAGCAGTGTGAACCGCAGGAGGTACAGTGCAAGACCGAACCCTGCCCGCCGGTTCCAACGTGTAAGTATCGCTTTTGTACCGTATCTGCCGCTAGCTGGCCATGGTTGTATGAAACGTCTTCGCTATCTTCGCTACAGGTCGTAAGGCGCGCAGTCTGAATGACCTTTGTCCGGCGGGACAACCGCTAGCGATCACGGGCACCATACGTCCCTTCCTGTGCGGAACGGATCCTGGCAAACCGAGCTGCCCGCCACTGTACCGCTGTTTGGTGCAGGGTGGCAATGACTATGGCGTGTGCTGTCCGGCTTCGTTACAGTTCGAGAAGCCCGGTAGCTGTCCGCGGGCGAACGAAATTGAATCGACGGACAGCGCAGGGTTCCTGTGTGGTACGCCCTGCAGCCACGATCTCGAATGTCCACAGATGCAAAAGTGTTGCCAGTCCGATGGTTGTGGCCGGAACTGTCAGCAGCCGCACAATGTTACCGTCTGCCATCAGGCACGCATGCTGTCGGAGCTACTGTCGGTGAACGAGCGTGAGGGTCGCGGCTATGTGCCACAGTGCGATGGACCCGGGGGCAGCTTCTCAACGCGCCAATGCTCCCGGAACGGGCTCGTTTGCTGGTGCGTGGATCCGAAAACGGGTAACAAAGTGAAGGGCACGATGGGAGCGGCTACCACCGTGAACTGTGAAGGTGTGGAGAACATGATCGGTGGCCGTAGTGGGGGACGAAGCGTGGACGGCACACAAACGCTGTGCGACCACAACATCTGTGCGGCGGTCTGTGAGTATGGTTTCAAGAATGACCACAACGGATGTCCGACGTGTGAGTGCTCGGAACCGTGCGAGGGATACCTTTGCCCGAGTGGATCGCACTGCGAAGTGGCGAAGGATCCGAAATGTGAAGCATATTCCGGTCTCTGCTCGTCCGAGCCAGTCTGTAAGCCGGACCTCGTGTACTCAAACCCGTGCGAGATTGGTACACCGCTAGCGGACAACATCACCGGTGAGCTGCTATTCTGTCATATGGGTAAGTTGGGCATTGTCCAATAGGGGTTTGAAGATTTTTGACGAGCTtgctacattttttttcattctgttACTTAGAGCGTCTTAAGAGTCGCGAATATCAAAGTCGTACCTTCTTCGACGATGACGAACAAGACGAGGAGCAAAATGGTCGGAAACGATCGATGTCGAACACGATCATGTGTCCGGCGGAGACGCACGAGTGCCGCAAGCTGCATGGCGAATCCCGCAGTGTCTGCTGTCCTTTGGTGGTCGAAGGTGAAGATGAGGAGGTGACAGAAGAACGTCAACAATCGAGTAAGTAAAGAACTGGCTAAGGAAACATTCTCACCCGTGTGCTCAAAGAAAAGCTGAGCTAATACGCTTTCTATTCCCGTTTGCGTGTCTAGTGTGCGAATATCTGCGCGACTTCTCCGACCGTATGGAAGGTACGGTGGAGGGGATGGAACTTGCACTGCCCCCACCATCCTGTACATTAGACGGAGGCTACCAGGCCATGCAGTGTGTTACTCGTAAAGCTAAGGTCAAAGTATCCGAACAGCGGAAGTACATCGAGCAGAACAGCATTCGTCGTATGCGGAAACTCCTGGAAGATGCATCCGTCGCAGGACATGCGTCCCCAACCACGACCGCTTCTTCTTCCACCTCATCAACTGCGCCCGAAGTTAGCTCTGTGAATGCACCAGTTCGTGCACGACGTGCTGCTAATCCAAGTCCTGACAGCACCCTCAAGCTGCTGCCCGTCAGTGATGTAGAACAGATGATGGGAGGCGATCCGACCGGAATCTACAACATGCCCGGTTATCTGGCCGTCCAAGCACGCTCTGCAAAGATCATCGATTTCAATCGTCTAGAATCGAAGAATGGCAACGGGAACCTCGACAAGCCGGAAATTAAGCCGTCTACGCTGCTGAAACGCCCGCTCGTGGTGCCGACCCTTCCCACTCCAATGCAGGAGCAGCTGGTGGAGGTTGAGATTGAGGAGTGTTGGTGTACTGATGGTTTCGGTACGGAAATTCCCAAGACGCGTGGATTCAACGCAACGACCAAGAGTTGTGAAGCATTACGAGAATCTCTTGACTGTTTGGATCTCACGTGCCGTATGGGCTGTGACTATGGGTTCGTGTTGGATCCTGATACGCAATGTCCATCCTGCGAGTGTCGCGACCCGTGCGACAGTATCAACTGCCCGGATGGTCAAGAATGTCGCTCGGTCGAGGTGTCTTGCGAGGGCGAGTACTGTCCACCGGTGCCGGCCTGTTTCCCCAAGAAGCCCGGCCAGTGTCCTTTCCTGGTGCCTCCTGGATCGGAGAACTCCGAATCAGACTCGTGCGAGTATGAGTGCCGTACCGATGCGCATTGTGATGGATCGAAGCGTTGCTGCTCCAATGGCTGCGGTACGCAGTGCGTTGAGCCACAGCTAAAGACCGCTTGCCAGCATCTGCAAACGATTCAACTGCATCAGGCGTCTGAGCTGGGTATTCCACCTAAACAGAAGTACATCGCACAGTGTGACATCGATGGCAGTTTCCGAACGATACAGTGCGGCCCGGGTAATGTGTGCTGGTGTGTGGATGAGTTCGGCAACGAGAAGAGCGGAACGCGTACCAACAATGGTCAACCGAACTGCGAGCTGTTCCCGAAAACGGAATGTCCACTGCTTAAATGTCGTCCGTGTGAGTACGGCTACAAGATTGATGCGAACGGTTGCAAGACCTGCGAATGCCGGGATCCGTGCGGGGAGATCTCCTGTCCGCGTGGGGAAGAGTGTCAACTTATCCAGGTAGAGTGCATTTCGGTGCCCTGTCCAAAAATGCCAATCTGCGTACCGATTCGAGAGTCCGTCTGTCCGGAGGGGTTGCCTTTGCGTTCCAGCGGTCGGGAGATTGTGTGTGGACCGCAAACCGACGCGGACACGTGTCCGTCGACACACATCTGCCAACTAAACCCAATCAGCAACCGAGGGGCTTGTTGTGGGAAGACAAGTAAGTGTAGCAAACATAAGTTTAATGAAGATTTCCGGTAAATTCCGTTCGTTCTGTTTCTTCCAACAGGAGATGTTTGCTTTGAGTCGATCGATCAGAGTTGCCTGCAGGTAGCGGAATCGGGATCTGAAAGTAACGAGTTGGACAGCATCACACGATGGCGTTTCAGTCCTCGATTGAACAAGTGTGTCCCAGTGACACTGCCACGCGGCGTATTCTGCCAGTCAAAGAACCTGTTCCACAGTGAGCAGGCCTGTAACGGTGTTTGTCCAGTGCTGTCCCAGTGCGAACGTCTTCGTCTAAAGAACGCAATGGCAGCTAAACGAGCAGGTCAACCAAACACCTGGTTCCAGCCACGTTGTGATCCGGAAACTGGTTTTTGGAGTCCTGTGCAGTGTCTCGGGTCGATGGGAGCTTCATCGGCCGAGTCTAACGAAACGAACGGAACAACATCGGCAAACACGGATGCTCCGGCCGCAGTCGGAGTGTGCTGGTGCGCCGACAAGAAGGGCGCTCCAGTAAAGGGTTCGCTAACGAAAGGCTCCGAACCGAAGTGCAGCAGTCGACAGGCACGCCGTCGTGGTGACTCAATCGAGACGTCCTCCAGCGATCCAGGTAAGTGTGGTTAATAGTGCACTGGAGTTCAACTATAATAATTGGGTGGTTCCTTTTCCTGTTCCAGTGATGGAAGAACTGATACGACAGATCACCTTCCTGGTGGACGAAAACAACTATCTGGTGGATGAAGATCTGGAACCTGTTCAGCCGGTCTCTGTGGCGAGCGCCAACTATGCTCCGGAACCACGCTACATCGGCTCAGTGTCATCCGCTACGGAAAAGGTCATCGAGCTGGCACGCACCGCCGAGAGCCG
The Anopheles moucheti chromosome 2, idAnoMoucSN_F20_07, whole genome shotgun sequence genome window above contains:
- the LOC128310805 gene encoding uncharacterized protein LOC128310805; the encoded protein is MKLIDRLLDKCFPRNGALVLIVAGLLCLQITTSDSTPLDDSNSNSGSISSSETLELTACQHLRRAEARRAKSLGDSLLQTVRIPRCTALGDFEPVQCSNELNGTECWCVDEYGVEITGSRRSHADDVNCTRVDNHCQASSCRMFCPAGFAKDLASGCPVCRCRDPCEDIQCPRGQQCEPQEVQCKTEPCPPVPTCRKARSLNDLCPAGQPLAITGTIRPFLCGTDPGKPSCPPLYRCLVQGGNDYGVCCPASLQFEKPGSCPRANEIESTDSAGFLCGTPCSHDLECPQMQKCCQSDGCGRNCQQPHNVTVCHQARMLSELLSVNEREGRGYVPQCDGPGGSFSTRQCSRNGLVCWCVDPKTGNKVKGTMGAATTVNCEGVENMIGGRSGGRSVDGTQTLCDHNICAAVCEYGFKNDHNGCPTCECSEPCEGYLCPSGSHCEVAKDPKCEAYSGLCSSEPVCKPDLVYSNPCEIGTPLADNITGELLFCHMERLKSREYQSRTFFDDDEQDEEQNGRKRSMSNTIMCPAETHECRKLHGESRSVCCPLVVEGEDEEVTEERQQSMCEYLRDFSDRMEGTVEGMELALPPPSCTLDGGYQAMQCVTRKAKVKVSEQRKYIEQNSIRRMRKLLEDASVAGHASPTTTASSSTSSTAPEVSSVNAPVRARRAANPSPDSTLKLLPVSDVEQMMGGDPTGIYNMPGYLAVQARSAKIIDFNRLESKNGNGNLDKPEIKPSTLLKRPLVVPTLPTPMQEQLVEVEIEECWCTDGFGTEIPKTRGFNATTKSCEALRESLDCLDLTCRMGCDYGFVLDPDTQCPSCECRDPCDSINCPDGQECRSVEVSCEGEYCPPVPACFPKKPGQCPFLVPPGSENSESDSCEYECRTDAHCDGSKRCCSNGCGTQCVEPQLKTACQHLQTIQLHQASELGIPPKQKYIAQCDIDGSFRTIQCGPGNVCWCVDEFGNEKSGTRTNNGQPNCELFPKTECPLLKCRPCEYGYKIDANGCKTCECRDPCGEISCPRGEECQLIQVECISVPCPKMPICVPIRESVCPEGLPLRSSGREIVCGPQTDADTCPSTHICQLNPISNRGACCGKTRDVCFESIDQSCLQVAESGSESNELDSITRWRFSPRLNKCVPVTLPRGVFCQSKNLFHSEQACNGVCPVLSQCERLRLKNAMAAKRAGQPNTWFQPRCDPETGFWSPVQCLGSMGASSAESNETNGTTSANTDAPAAVGVCWCADKKGAPVKGSLTKGSEPKCSSRQARRRGDSIETSSSDPVMEELIRQITFLVDENNYLVDEDLEPVQPVSVASANYAPEPRYIGSVSSATEKVIELARTAESRNYISDNGAEPIAKRLSASATRCQALQMAASFPVACDEAGSFEPMQCNGDTCWCVDAAGNQLPLSSTFKRGQRSCLFTPIDVVEIELRLNNVHPQRALLHVYETLRTELSMLVGSIYDNYRVQENVDGSVTLRFDLIESTKVDDAYAIEEMVREGSFALYHGQLVADMTQSRFAHRISVGVPLAQPSSGIPENTFQTIVFVLATASAFLVAIFVVFVMLKRGRSTKNKHYSNGDKIFAIGADKYVDYSSPIFVLSANDSKSIQHQQQQQGRSD